A DNA window from Prochlorococcus marinus XMU1406 contains the following coding sequences:
- the asnB gene encoding asparagine synthase (glutamine-hydrolyzing), translating into MCGIGGVFNKSKDKSVEPQILVNMAAIQSHRGPDGFGYKLSDDASVGFCHARLSIIDLNENRARQPFIGGDKNHILMAHNGEFYDFQRIRADLVAQGVNFSSKSDSEILLRLYEKYGIDESLSYLRGEFAFSLFDAEKDCLYLVRDRFGIKPQYWIETDDSIIFGSELKVLFAHPSVERKFTGEGLVHQLMQVMVPGSTAFAGVKQVKPGYILKVKRLNNQFQITEEKFWDINFPKKNNYEREKSEEYFIENIRKELLRAVELRMVADVPVGCYLSGGIDSCSILGLASAISQKSVKAFTIGFSDERYDETSIAKEMAVATNADHEILKINGDDLYGNFEKVLWFTERSIYNTLAIAKYLMSKRVNELDYKVVMTGEGSDELFGGYPAFRKDMYTYGVGISNAESRNLKENLENSNDIFKGAMLANEEISNQSFKEFLGFTPSCLQPWLACETYAKSLVSSKYKELTEDYDPGAAIFGELDLEQLEDRYAIDQAQYVWMKTMLEGQILTWGGDRVDMSNSMEARPAFLDHYLAEAAVAVPPELRIKDNVEKYVLREAMSGLLPESLYKREKFPFMAPPSHADKDNLSSMQEIVGEFLSPERIREFGILDETEVNNLLNKFFSSELDASEKVQLDAIINHLLSVQILYKIFIIEDIPDKAQKMADNLGWKV; encoded by the coding sequence ATGTGTGGAATAGGGGGGGTTTTTAATAAATCAAAAGATAAATCTGTTGAACCTCAGATTCTTGTAAATATGGCTGCTATTCAAAGCCATCGTGGACCGGACGGTTTTGGGTATAAATTATCAGATGATGCTTCTGTAGGATTCTGTCATGCGCGACTATCAATAATAGATTTAAATGAAAATCGAGCTAGACAGCCTTTTATTGGAGGTGACAAAAATCATATTTTGATGGCACATAACGGTGAATTTTATGACTTTCAAAGAATCAGGGCTGATCTTGTTGCTCAGGGCGTAAACTTTTCTTCAAAAAGTGATTCGGAAATATTGCTTAGACTTTATGAGAAATATGGCATTGATGAGTCATTATCTTATCTGAGAGGAGAATTTGCCTTTTCATTGTTTGATGCAGAAAAGGATTGTCTTTATCTTGTAAGAGATCGATTTGGGATTAAACCTCAATACTGGATTGAGACCGATGATTCTATAATATTTGGCTCTGAATTAAAAGTATTATTTGCCCATCCATCAGTTGAAAGAAAATTTACGGGAGAAGGACTGGTTCATCAGTTGATGCAGGTTATGGTCCCTGGCTCTACAGCATTTGCAGGTGTTAAACAAGTTAAGCCTGGATATATTCTTAAGGTCAAAAGATTAAATAATCAATTTCAGATAACAGAGGAAAAGTTCTGGGATATAAATTTCCCAAAGAAAAACAATTATGAAAGAGAAAAAAGTGAAGAATATTTTATTGAAAATATTAGAAAAGAATTGTTGAGAGCTGTCGAATTAAGAATGGTTGCTGATGTTCCGGTCGGCTGTTATTTATCCGGTGGAATTGATAGTTGCTCAATTTTGGGATTGGCTTCTGCAATAAGTCAAAAATCAGTAAAGGCATTCACGATTGGTTTCAGTGATGAAAGATATGATGAAACTTCGATAGCAAAAGAGATGGCTGTCGCCACAAATGCAGATCATGAGATTTTAAAAATAAATGGGGATGATCTGTATGGGAATTTTGAAAAGGTTCTATGGTTTACTGAAAGATCTATTTATAACACCCTTGCAATTGCAAAATACCTTATGAGTAAAAGAGTGAATGAGCTCGATTATAAGGTCGTTATGACAGGAGAGGGTTCAGATGAATTGTTTGGTGGCTATCCCGCTTTTAGAAAAGATATGTATACCTATGGGGTAGGAATTTCTAATGCAGAATCTAGGAATCTTAAAGAAAATCTAGAAAATTCAAATGATATTTTTAAAGGCGCGATGCTAGCTAATGAAGAGATAAGTAATCAATCTTTCAAGGAATTTTTAGGATTTACGCCAAGTTGCCTTCAACCTTGGCTTGCATGTGAAACTTATGCCAAAAGTCTAGTCTCAAGTAAATATAAAGAGTTAACGGAAGATTATGATCCTGGAGCGGCAATTTTTGGAGAACTTGATCTTGAACAGTTAGAGGATAGATACGCAATTGATCAGGCTCAGTACGTTTGGATGAAGACTATGCTTGAGGGCCAAATTCTCACATGGGGAGGAGATAGAGTGGATATGTCAAATTCAATGGAAGCCAGACCTGCATTTTTAGATCATTACCTAGCTGAAGCTGCTGTTGCTGTTCCCCCTGAATTAAGGATTAAAGACAATGTCGAGAAGTATGTTTTAAGAGAAGCCATGTCAGGATTACTGCCTGAATCATTATATAAACGTGAAAAATTTCCTTTTATGGCTCCCCCTTCTCATGCAGATAAAGATAATTTAAGTTCTATGCAGGAAATTGTGGGTGAGTTTTTAAGTCCAGAGAGGATAAGAGAATTTGGAATCTTGGATGAAACAGAAGTAAATAATTTGCTGAATAAATTTTTTAGTTCAGAGCTTGATGCCTCAGAAAAAGTACAATTGGATGCAATAATCAATCATCTTTTAAGCGTTCAGATCTTATATAAGATTTTTATAATTGAGGATATCCCAGATAAGGCTCAAAAGATGGCTGATAATTTAGGTTGGAAAGTTTGA
- a CDS encoding Zn-dependent hydrolase, whose amino-acid sequence MSYSAGLNILEPQVINRERIQELINSFSSIGASENGSVSRRGFSDEDIYARNFFMKTLEDLGLKIRIDTAGNIIARLDGHDNNLPPIVTGSHLDTVPKGGKYDGTLGVIAGIEIAFFLQENDIKLNRPFEIIVFADEESTMIGCKGFTGNLSVNEEDFITSNSCSIIDNLSLIGGNWLEIRSAARSKKDIFAFLELHVEQGKVLEDGGLDIGIVNGIVGQKRITVKVTGQANHAGTTPMSNRNDALLAASKIIVGIEQIAKTTSESAVATVGKLKLHPNAANVIPGEAVFTIDMRDLDEDVIGKMSLRIENLCSEIQEVTGCVVQIEAQFEVIPTKSCPKLVSSSFHESEKLGFKTGILPSKASHDSQEIGRICPMVMIFVPSRNGLSHSYKEYTSLDQCANGIEVLLNTIFSIDKNFLDKPLMI is encoded by the coding sequence ATGAGCTATAGCGCTGGGTTAAATATCCTAGAGCCACAGGTAATAAATAGGGAGAGAATCCAAGAATTGATAAATTCTTTTTCTTCAATCGGAGCTTCTGAGAATGGTTCTGTTTCAAGAAGAGGGTTTTCTGATGAAGATATATATGCAAGAAATTTTTTTATGAAAACCCTTGAGGACTTAGGTTTAAAAATAAGGATAGATACTGCAGGAAATATTATTGCAAGATTAGATGGTCATGATAATAATTTACCTCCTATTGTTACTGGATCTCATCTCGACACTGTTCCAAAGGGAGGTAAGTACGACGGAACTTTAGGAGTAATTGCAGGAATCGAAATTGCTTTTTTCCTTCAGGAAAATGACATTAAATTAAATAGACCATTTGAAATAATTGTCTTTGCTGATGAAGAATCGACAATGATTGGTTGTAAAGGCTTTACAGGTAATTTATCTGTAAACGAAGAAGATTTTATTACTAGTAATTCTTGTTCAATAATTGATAATCTTTCTCTGATTGGTGGAAATTGGCTTGAGATTAGAAGTGCGGCAAGAAGTAAAAAAGATATATTCGCTTTTCTTGAATTACATGTTGAACAGGGAAAGGTTCTAGAAGATGGTGGTTTGGATATCGGAATTGTTAATGGAATAGTAGGTCAAAAAAGAATAACCGTTAAGGTTACAGGCCAGGCAAATCATGCAGGAACTACACCGATGTCAAATAGAAATGATGCACTTTTGGCCGCCTCTAAAATTATTGTTGGCATTGAACAGATTGCTAAAACTACTTCTGAAAGTGCAGTCGCAACAGTTGGTAAATTGAAATTACATCCAAATGCGGCAAATGTTATTCCAGGAGAGGCAGTATTCACTATAGATATGAGAGATTTGGATGAAGATGTAATTGGGAAAATGAGTTTAAGAATTGAGAATCTATGCTCAGAAATTCAAGAAGTTACTGGATGCGTAGTACAGATAGAAGCTCAATTTGAAGTGATTCCCACTAAGTCATGCCCTAAATTAGTGAGCTCTTCATTTCATGAATCTGAAAAGTTGGGATTTAAAACTGGAATCTTACCAAGCAAAGCAAGTCATGACTCACAAGAAATAGGAAGGATTTGTCCTATGGTTATGATCTTTGTCCCAAGCAGGAATGGTCTGAGTCATTCCTATAAGGAATATACTTCTCTTGATCAATGTGCTAATGGTATTGAGGTTTTATTAAATACAATATTTTCTATTGATAAGAATTTTTTAGACAAGCCTCTAATGATATAA
- the polA gene encoding DNA polymerase I, giving the protein MSLKSENSKKPILLLVDGHSLAFRSFYAFSKGIDGGLTTKEGFPTSVTYGFLKSLLDNCKNISPEGVCITFDTEKPTFRHELDPNYKANRDVAPDVFFQDIEQLEIILEESLNLPIFKSPGYEADDLLGTIANDASSKGWCVNILSGDRDLFQLVDDQKDIYVLYMGGGPYAKSGNPTLMNENGVKEKLGVAPERVVDLKALTGDSSDNIPGIKGVGPKTAINLLKENDTLDGIYQALDKIQQNNDKKYKGFIKGSVIEKLRNDKHNAFLSRDLAKINTEVPLILGNGYELKNINQELLSESLQKLELSTLLRQIDIFNSTFSKGGFAKNNVAKEEEKAPKVSSNNELENSENKIPKIKVIVVNDFELLDKLIQRLDKTNQIVSLDTETNNLNPIDAELVGIGLCLGEENDDLFYIPLGHQTKKETSNQLLIEDVFSKLRNWIEDPNKEKALQNSKFDRQIFFNHGIDLKGVTFDTLLADYLLNNQEKHGLSEISFRLFGFKPPSFKETVGKNKDFSFVDIDEASIYCGYDVFLTFKIVKIFKERFSKEKDELIKLFKEIELPLEPVLSQMEMNGITIDIPYLDKLSKELKSTLEDIENKVYELAEETFNLSSPKQLGEILFEKLNLDKKKSRKTKTGWSTDAVVLERLVDEHEIIQHLIKHRTLSKLLSTYIDALPNLINKKTGRVHTNFNQAATATGRLSSSNPNLQNIPVRTEFSRRIRKAFLPEKNWKLLSADYSQIELRILAHLADEEILINAFHKNDDIHSLTARLIFEKEEISSDERRVGKTINFGVIYGMGIKKFARSTGVSTPEAKEFLIKYKERYSKIFKFLELQERLALSKGYVKTIFGRKREFKFDKNGLGRLMGKDPYAIDLQSARRAGMEAQSLRAAANAPIQGSSADIIKIAMVQLNKKFIEMNVPAKMLLQVHDELLFEVEPDSLELTTKLVKKTMEDCVKLNVPLLVDIGIGDNWMETK; this is encoded by the coding sequence ATGAGTTTAAAATCTGAGAACTCTAAAAAACCAATTTTACTTTTAGTCGATGGCCACTCACTTGCTTTTAGAAGCTTCTATGCATTTAGCAAAGGGATTGATGGAGGTTTAACCACCAAAGAGGGATTTCCAACAAGTGTCACTTATGGATTTCTAAAAAGTCTTCTGGATAATTGCAAAAATATTAGTCCTGAGGGTGTTTGTATTACGTTTGATACCGAAAAACCAACTTTCAGACATGAATTAGATCCAAATTATAAGGCCAATAGAGATGTAGCACCAGATGTTTTTTTTCAGGATATTGAACAACTAGAAATCATTTTAGAAGAAAGCCTTAACTTACCAATTTTTAAATCTCCAGGATACGAAGCAGATGATCTCCTAGGCACAATTGCAAATGATGCTTCTTCTAAAGGATGGTGCGTGAATATTCTTTCTGGAGATAGGGACTTATTTCAATTAGTAGATGATCAAAAAGATATTTATGTACTTTATATGGGTGGTGGTCCATATGCGAAAAGTGGTAATCCAACTCTTATGAATGAAAATGGAGTAAAAGAAAAATTAGGTGTTGCGCCAGAAAGAGTGGTTGATCTTAAAGCCCTAACTGGTGATAGTTCTGATAATATTCCGGGTATTAAAGGGGTAGGTCCAAAAACTGCAATAAATCTACTAAAAGAGAACGACACTCTTGATGGAATCTATCAGGCTTTGGACAAGATTCAACAGAACAACGATAAGAAATATAAAGGATTCATCAAAGGTTCAGTTATAGAAAAGCTCAGAAACGATAAACATAATGCTTTTCTTTCCAGGGATTTAGCAAAAATAAATACTGAGGTGCCTTTAATTTTAGGTAACGGTTATGAATTAAAAAATATAAATCAAGAACTACTTTCAGAGTCACTGCAAAAACTTGAATTATCTACACTACTTAGACAAATTGATATTTTTAATTCAACTTTCAGCAAAGGTGGTTTTGCCAAAAATAATGTAGCTAAAGAAGAGGAGAAGGCACCAAAAGTCTCAAGTAATAATGAATTAGAAAATAGTGAAAATAAAATCCCTAAAATCAAAGTAATTGTTGTAAATGATTTCGAATTACTTGATAAATTAATTCAAAGATTAGACAAGACCAATCAAATAGTTTCTTTAGATACAGAGACCAATAATTTGAATCCAATCGATGCAGAACTTGTTGGGATAGGGTTATGTCTTGGAGAAGAAAATGATGATTTATTTTATATACCTCTTGGTCATCAAACAAAAAAAGAGACCTCAAATCAATTATTAATTGAAGATGTTTTCTCAAAGCTAAGAAATTGGATAGAAGATCCAAACAAAGAAAAGGCACTCCAAAATTCTAAATTTGATAGGCAAATATTTTTTAATCATGGAATTGATCTTAAAGGCGTAACCTTTGACACTTTGTTAGCAGACTACCTTCTTAATAATCAGGAGAAACATGGGTTAAGTGAAATTAGTTTTAGATTATTTGGATTTAAGCCCCCTTCATTTAAAGAAACAGTTGGGAAGAATAAAGACTTTTCATTTGTTGATATTGATGAAGCAAGTATTTACTGCGGTTATGATGTTTTTCTAACTTTTAAGATTGTAAAAATTTTCAAAGAAAGATTTTCAAAGGAAAAAGATGAATTAATCAAATTGTTCAAAGAAATCGAGCTGCCTTTAGAGCCGGTATTGTCCCAAATGGAAATGAATGGCATAACCATAGACATCCCTTATTTGGATAAACTCTCAAAAGAACTAAAAAGTACCTTAGAAGATATTGAAAATAAAGTTTATGAATTAGCAGAGGAGACTTTTAATCTATCTTCACCAAAACAACTTGGTGAGATCTTGTTTGAAAAATTAAATTTGGATAAGAAAAAATCACGGAAAACAAAAACAGGATGGAGTACAGATGCAGTAGTTCTTGAAAGATTAGTCGACGAACATGAAATAATCCAACATTTAATAAAACACAGAACTCTTAGCAAATTACTTAGCACCTATATTGATGCTCTTCCAAATCTTATTAACAAAAAGACAGGAAGAGTTCATACAAACTTTAATCAAGCTGCTACAGCAACTGGGAGACTAAGTAGTAGCAATCCTAATCTTCAAAATATCCCAGTTAGGACTGAATTTAGTAGGAGAATCAGAAAAGCATTCTTGCCTGAAAAAAATTGGAAACTTTTATCAGCTGATTATTCTCAGATTGAATTAAGAATACTCGCTCACTTAGCGGATGAAGAAATACTAATAAATGCGTTTCATAAAAATGATGACATTCATTCTTTGACTGCAAGATTAATTTTTGAGAAAGAAGAAATATCTTCTGATGAGAGGAGAGTTGGAAAAACAATAAATTTTGGAGTTATCTATGGTATGGGAATAAAAAAGTTTGCACGTTCAACAGGAGTAAGTACTCCAGAAGCAAAAGAATTCCTAATAAAATACAAAGAAAGATATTCAAAAATTTTCAAATTTCTTGAACTCCAAGAAAGGCTTGCCCTATCAAAAGGTTATGTTAAAACAATTTTTGGTCGAAAGAGAGAATTTAAGTTTGATAAAAATGGACTTGGAAGACTAATGGGGAAGGATCCTTATGCAATTGACTTGCAATCTGCAAGAAGGGCAGGCATGGAGGCACAGTCATTGAGAGCTGCAGCTAATGCACCAATTCAGGGTTCAAGTGCAGACATTATCAAAATTGCAATGGTTCAACTAAATAAAAAATTTATAGAAATGAATGTTCCCGCAAAAATGCTTTTACAAGTACATGATGAATTATTGTTTGAAGTTGAACCAGATTCTTTGGAACTTACTACGAAATTAGTGAAGAAGACTATGGAAGATTGTGTAAAATTAAATGTGCCTCTTTTAGTTGATATTGGTATTGGAGATAATTGGATGGAGACAAAATAA
- a CDS encoding 1-deoxy-D-xylulose-5-phosphate reductoisomerase, with product MKYITVLGSTGSIGTQTLEIASEQPYKFKAVALSAGRNINLLTEQVKTHKPEVVAIEDENLIEDLKDNINNLDLDSPPLVLSGKEGINAVAAWDKADTVVTGIVGCAGLIPTMSAINAGKNIALANKETLIAAGPIVIPALKKNNSRLLPADSEHSAIFQCLQGLPNYENADFSTGEIPKGLKAIHLTASGGAFRDWAVEDLKHVTVEDATSHPNWDMGKKITVDSATLMNKGLEVIEAHYLFGTSYENIEIVIHPQSIIHSMIEMEDSSVLAQLGWPDMKLPILYAMSWPERFKTNWKRLNLSEIGKLTFKEPDEFKYPCMGLAYAAGKSSGTMPAVLNAANEMAVEQFLKEKISFQEIPTFISKACESHMENLNLSPELEDILEVDNWARLFVEQEIKKGKKYVSIG from the coding sequence TTGAAATACATTACTGTGCTCGGTTCTACAGGTTCAATTGGGACTCAAACTCTCGAAATAGCTAGTGAGCAGCCTTATAAGTTTAAAGCCGTAGCTCTTTCGGCAGGAAGAAATATTAATTTATTAACCGAACAAGTTAAAACACATAAACCAGAAGTAGTCGCGATTGAGGATGAAAATCTTATAGAAGATTTAAAAGATAATATTAATAACTTAGATTTGGATAGTCCTCCCTTGGTTTTGAGTGGGAAGGAGGGGATTAACGCAGTTGCAGCATGGGATAAGGCAGATACTGTGGTTACAGGGATAGTAGGCTGTGCTGGCTTAATTCCAACAATGTCAGCAATTAATGCGGGGAAAAATATTGCACTTGCTAACAAAGAAACTTTAATCGCGGCAGGGCCAATTGTTATTCCTGCATTAAAGAAAAATAATAGTAGGCTTTTACCTGCAGATTCAGAACACTCTGCTATCTTTCAATGTTTACAAGGATTACCCAATTATGAAAATGCAGATTTTTCAACAGGAGAGATACCTAAAGGTTTAAAAGCAATACATTTAACAGCTTCTGGTGGTGCTTTCAGAGATTGGGCCGTTGAGGATTTAAAGCATGTCACAGTGGAAGATGCAACTTCACATCCTAATTGGGATATGGGAAAAAAAATAACTGTAGATTCTGCAACTCTTATGAATAAAGGATTAGAAGTTATAGAAGCTCATTATTTATTTGGTACCTCTTACGAAAATATCGAAATAGTTATCCACCCTCAAAGTATTATTCATTCAATGATTGAGATGGAAGATTCTTCAGTATTAGCTCAATTAGGTTGGCCAGATATGAAACTACCTATTTTATATGCGATGAGTTGGCCTGAAAGATTTAAAACAAATTGGAAAAGATTAAACCTAAGTGAAATTGGAAAATTAACTTTTAAAGAGCCAGACGAGTTTAAATATCCATGCATGGGACTAGCCTACGCCGCAGGAAAATCTTCTGGGACTATGCCTGCAGTCTTAAATGCTGCTAATGAAATGGCTGTTGAACAATTCCTTAAAGAAAAAATTTCTTTTCAAGAAATTCCAACATTTATAAGTAAAGCTTGTGAATCACATATGGAGAATTTGAATTTGAGTCCCGAATTGGAGGATATTCTTGAAGTCGACAATTGGGCCAGACTTTTTGTTGAGCAAGAAATTAAAAAAGGAAAAAAATACGTAAGTATTGGATAA
- a CDS encoding DUF1028 domain-containing protein → MTFSIIGFDPLKNRFGVAVSSCHIAVGSTVSFVRSQVGAVATQGQTNPYLGLRSLESLQCCSDSKIVLEDLIKEDFGRNKRQVHLIDKYGRSACWTGQECFQISGHISGENFSVAGNFLENIEVLEVMADVFKQSDPNIKLGKRLIDALNAGENIGGDRRSPRSTSSALKVSGELGFPLLDLRVDYHDSSVDELIRIYRHSQSEWAQEWRDSMNDLPEMNMKREFRVA, encoded by the coding sequence ATGACATTTTCAATTATTGGTTTTGATCCTTTAAAAAATAGATTTGGTGTTGCAGTTTCTTCTTGTCATATAGCTGTTGGCTCAACAGTTTCATTCGTTAGATCACAGGTTGGTGCTGTTGCAACTCAAGGGCAAACTAATCCTTATTTAGGGTTAAGAAGTCTTGAGTCACTCCAATGCTGCTCTGATTCAAAAATTGTTTTGGAAGATTTAATTAAAGAAGATTTTGGCAGGAATAAAAGACAGGTTCACTTAATTGATAAGTATGGGAGAAGCGCATGCTGGACAGGTCAAGAATGTTTTCAGATAAGCGGACATATAAGTGGAGAAAACTTTTCTGTTGCTGGCAATTTTCTAGAGAATATTGAAGTTCTTGAGGTGATGGCTGATGTTTTTAAACAAAGTGATCCAAATATTAAATTAGGGAAAAGACTAATTGATGCTCTTAATGCAGGAGAAAATATAGGTGGAGATAGACGAAGCCCCCGTTCAACCTCAAGCGCCCTAAAGGTAAGCGGAGAACTAGGCTTTCCCCTTTTAGACCTTAGAGTTGATTATCATGATTCTTCTGTAGATGAACTAATTAGAATTTATAGACATAGTCAAAGTGAATGGGCCCAGGAATGGAGAGATTCAATGAATGACTTGCCTGAAATGAACATGAAACGAGAATTCAGAGTGGCATAA
- a CDS encoding efflux RND transporter periplasmic adaptor subunit produces the protein MFDLIKKNINLRSGIILLSLAIFFVFITNSFKKNKSKDISDFVVQVEKGILSDSINTSGEVKAIRTSNIGPRKQGVIKEIKVDEGDLVKKDQVLASLDDEDFIYKIEELELNVEKQKSEFLRREYLYQEGAVSKEDYESYKNNFNISSAKLNDAKAEKSFYIIKAPYGGKITAKYAEIGSYVTPSTNLSSDPKTKNFIFELSEGIEIVAKVPESDIGRIKIGQEASVRIEAYPSKKYSAIVKKIATRAVKDNNVTSFEVTLNFKDISEEIKIGMTADLEFRVEGNEEKILVPTVSIVTENGEKGILKVDKNNSPKFEKIEIGISSGNKTSVIDGLEPGEQIFIDIPPWAKKR, from the coding sequence TTTATAACCAATTCCTTCAAGAAAAATAAGTCAAAAGATATTTCTGATTTTGTAGTTCAAGTGGAAAAAGGTATCCTCTCAGATTCAATTAATACTAGTGGTGAAGTAAAAGCAATAAGGACAAGCAATATTGGGCCTCGGAAGCAAGGCGTAATAAAAGAAATCAAAGTAGATGAGGGCGATCTTGTAAAAAAAGATCAGGTTTTAGCTTCTCTTGATGATGAAGACTTTATCTATAAAATTGAAGAACTTGAACTAAATGTAGAAAAACAAAAATCTGAATTTTTAAGAAGGGAATATTTATATCAAGAAGGTGCGGTAAGTAAAGAAGACTATGAAAGTTATAAAAATAACTTCAACATTAGTAGCGCCAAACTTAATGATGCAAAAGCTGAAAAAAGTTTCTATATAATTAAAGCTCCTTATGGAGGAAAGATAACTGCAAAATATGCTGAGATAGGATCTTATGTCACACCAAGTACAAACTTAAGTTCAGACCCTAAAACCAAAAACTTTATTTTTGAACTATCAGAGGGCATAGAAATTGTTGCGAAAGTTCCTGAGAGTGACATTGGCAGAATAAAAATAGGTCAAGAAGCCTCAGTAAGAATAGAGGCTTATCCCTCAAAAAAATATAGTGCCATAGTTAAAAAAATAGCTACAAGAGCTGTAAAAGATAATAATGTAACCTCATTCGAAGTAACTTTAAATTTTAAAGATATTTCTGAAGAAATCAAAATTGGAATGACTGCAGATCTTGAATTTAGAGTCGAAGGTAATGAAGAAAAAATCTTAGTGCCAACAGTTTCTATTGTCACAGAAAATGGTGAAAAAGGAATTTTGAAAGTTGATAAAAACAATTCTCCCAAATTTGAAAAAATTGAAATTGGTATTAGTAGTGGCAATAAAACTTCAGTCATTGATGGATTAGAACCTGGAGAGCAAATCTTTATTGATATTCCACCTTGGGCTAAGAAGAGATAA
- the cysS gene encoding cysteine--tRNA ligase — MIKLFNTLSKRVEVFKPIDDVVKIYCCGVTVYDLCHLGHARSYIAWDVLRRFLIYSDYKVKYVQNFTDIDDKILKRAKEESSSMKEVSEKNIIEFHKDMDSLGIMRPDSMPRATNHICNICSFITILEDKGYAYSRDGDVYYSVFKNKNYGKLSKQNIQEQNINQQGRMANEENSKKLNPQDFALWKKAKDDEPFFDSPWGKGRPGWHIECSAMVKDELGDTIDIHLGGSDLIFPHHENEIAQSEAANGKKLANYWLHNGMVNVNGQKMSKSLKNFKTIRELIKSGISPMTLRYFVMTVNYRKPLDFTEEALRSASEAWKNINVALSFMDLTKGDFRSIDKNESLAEEYKEKISFELSQKKLKFSEALGNDLNTAGAIAIIYDLAKPLKNFLNQFQRVEGFTIDLNEKLFLLENFKTLEKLTEVLGLKKEVLVKESKIKEEEISSLINERLKAKMEKNYAKADEIRSLLKEKGIELIDQSKEITKWIRV, encoded by the coding sequence ATGATCAAACTTTTTAATACTTTAAGCAAAAGGGTTGAGGTTTTTAAACCTATTGATGATGTAGTAAAAATTTATTGTTGTGGAGTAACTGTTTATGATTTATGTCATCTTGGTCATGCCAGAAGTTATATAGCTTGGGATGTATTGCGAAGATTTTTAATATACAGTGATTACAAAGTGAAGTATGTTCAAAATTTTACAGATATTGATGACAAGATCTTAAAAAGAGCGAAAGAAGAAAGCAGTTCAATGAAGGAAGTATCTGAAAAGAATATTATTGAATTTCATAAAGATATGGATTCTTTAGGGATAATGCGTCCGGATAGTATGCCAAGAGCAACGAATCATATATGCAATATCTGCTCCTTCATTACAATCCTTGAGGACAAAGGTTATGCATACTCTAGGGATGGAGATGTTTATTATTCTGTTTTTAAAAATAAAAATTATGGAAAGCTTAGTAAGCAAAATATACAAGAACAAAATATCAATCAGCAAGGAAGAATGGCTAATGAGGAAAATAGTAAAAAACTAAATCCGCAAGATTTTGCACTATGGAAAAAAGCCAAAGATGATGAACCATTTTTTGATTCGCCATGGGGTAAAGGTAGGCCAGGATGGCACATTGAATGTTCGGCAATGGTTAAAGATGAATTAGGAGATACTATTGATATCCATTTAGGTGGTTCTGATTTGATTTTTCCACATCATGAGAATGAAATCGCTCAATCAGAAGCAGCCAATGGCAAAAAGCTAGCAAACTATTGGTTACACAATGGGATGGTCAATGTAAATGGACAAAAGATGAGTAAATCACTTAAAAATTTTAAAACTATCAGAGAGCTAATTAAGTCAGGCATAAGCCCTATGACTTTGCGATATTTTGTTATGACTGTGAATTATAGAAAACCACTTGATTTTACGGAAGAAGCTTTAAGGAGTGCTTCAGAAGCTTGGAAAAATATTAATGTAGCCCTTTCTTTTATGGACCTTACAAAAGGTGATTTTAGATCTATTGATAAAAATGAATCTCTCGCAGAAGAATATAAAGAGAAAATAAGTTTTGAATTATCTCAAAAAAAGCTTAAATTTTCTGAGGCTCTTGGAAATGACCTTAATACAGCAGGTGCTATTGCAATTATTTACGATTTAGCGAAACCATTAAAAAACTTTTTAAACCAATTTCAAAGGGTTGAAGGTTTTACAATAGACCTAAATGAAAAATTGTTTCTACTTGAGAATTTTAAAACTCTTGAAAAGTTGACTGAGGTACTTGGTCTTAAAAAAGAGGTTTTAGTAAAAGAAAGTAAAATAAAAGAGGAAGAAATATCATCACTTATTAATGAAAGATTGAAAGCAAAAATGGAAAAGAATTATGCGAAGGCGGATGAAATCAGGAGTTTGTTAAAAGAAAAAGGTATTGAACTTATTGATCAATCAAAGGAAATAACAAAATGGATAAGGGTCTAA